One Deinococcus apachensis DSM 19763 genomic window, CATGACAACAGCAGATACCCCCGTGCCCACAGCGCCGCGGAACCACCCCATCCCATGCCGAACTGGGTCGTGAAACACGGCTGCGCCTATGCTACTCGGACCGCAGGGTCCCGGAAAAGTCGGTCAGCGCGGGGGTTTTTTCATTGCGGGAGTAGCTCAGCTGGTAGAGCACTACCTTGCCAAGGTAGATGTCGCGAGTTCGAATCTCGTCTCCCGCTCCATCCCTCCCCCCACCCTGATCAGCGGTGGGGGGTTTTCTTGTTCTGGTCGCCGCTCTTTAGTTTGGACCTACTGCGGTGCGTTAGAGTACGCCGGTTGTGCCCGGTCTCCACTTCACTTTCGAGCCCCTGAGCGTCATTCTCCCTGCTGTGCGTGTTGCACTCATGGCCGCAGGGGAAGCGGCCTTTACGATTCTTGACCCGGACGCGGGTGTGGGGCTTTACGCAGGTGAGCATACGCCCCGGGGAATTCATCGCCCCTGGCAAGCTTGGTCGGACCTCGCCGATCTGCTGGGGGCGCACCTACTTACCCCCGAGCGGGTGGGGGAAGGGCGGGTGCGGGTGCGGCTTCTCGCCTACGCTGCTATGCCCGCACCCGACGCGGCGGGCTATGGGAGTGACGGCGACTGGAGCCGGGTGAACAAGCTGGAGGACCCAGTTTTCCTGTTCACGTTGGTAGAGGGACTGCGGCGCGTCAACCCCCCATCGGGTGGGCGCATGCTCGTCCTGGGCGTCAACACTGGATGCGAGCTGGACGCCCTGCCGTTGGCCTTCCCAAACCGGACTTTCGATGTGGTCGGCATCGATCTGGATGAGACGGCGCTGGCAGAGGCCCAGGCACGTTTGCCCGACGCAACGTTTCGCGTGCTGGATGTGAATACGCTCCCGGTGCCGGACCTCGGCCGTTTCGACCTCGTGCTCGCCCTGAGCCTGCTCCAGAGTCCCGGCGTGCAGCAGGACGCGCTGCTGCGTGCCGTGCGCCGTGAACATCTGACGCCCGGTGGCGGCCTGGTCCTGGGTTTTCCGAATGCCCGCTACCGGGACGGCTTTCTCAGCTACGGCGCCCGCATGCGCAACTACGCCCGGCCCGACCTGAGCCTGCTCGTGGCGGATGTGGCCGCGGCTCGGAGAGGTCTCCAGAAACACGGCTTCAAAGTCTTCGTGACGGGCAAGTACGAGGTGCTGGTGACGGCTATTCCAGCAGTTCAACCAACGCCGGGTGGCCTGGAGCTTTGACGGGCCGACTCCAATGGTGGCGCCACCCGGGCTTTTCCGCAGGCCCGGGTGGCGCTCCTGTTCTGATGGTCAGGATTGGTCCGGCGCGCCTTCCCCTGCATTCACCATGCCCTGAAGGTTCTCGCGCAACTCGCCGAGTTTTTCCTCGCGGTCGAAGTTCTTGCCCAGCCCGTTGGCGTCCATCTCACCCTCGCCGCCCTGCATGGTTTCCTCGACCACTTCGTTCTGCGCTTCATCGCTGAGGGCGGCGTTCTCTCCTGTTTTCCGGTCGGTCATGGTTCATCTTCCCGGCCCCAGGTGAGGAGGACCGCCCGGGCTTCCCCACCCGCCTTTAACCCTTGCGGCTGCCGACGGCGAGAAGCGCCCCGAAGAGGGCCAAGTTCTTCATGAAGTGCGTCTGCTGGTGCTGGCGCTCCTTGCCCTGCCGGTCCCAGAAGGGGTGCCCGATGACGGTCGTGGGGATGAGGCTGACGGCCAGGGCGGTGCTGCTCAGGCCCGGTGCGATTCCCAGGGCGAGCAGTGTCCCCGCCCCCACCATCACCCCGCTGTTGACCTTAACGGCCAGTTCAGGCGCCGGAATCTCGGCCCCCTTCGCCGCGCGCACGATGGGTTCGGGGTTCTGAAGGTGATCCAGGCCGTTCTTGATAAAGATGCTTGCGAGCAGCGCCCGCCCGATAAATCCCGTCACACTCATGCCAGCCTCCTCCGGTGGGGGAAGTGTACCGCACCGGAGGAGGCGGCCCCCTACAACTGCCGGTGCAATTCCCGCAGCAGGATGCCCACCGCCTCCACCCCCACCGTGAGCAGCCGCACATACTCGGTGCTGGAAATGGGACCCTCCTCGGCGCCGCCCTGGGCCTCAATGAGGAGGCCCGCGTCGGTGGCGACCACATTAAGGTCGGCGCGGGCGACCCGGTCCTCGGCGTAATCGAGGTCCACCCGCACCTCGTCGCCGATAAGGCCCACGCTCGCCGCCCCGACGGCGTGGAGCAGGGGCCACTCGCTGAGCTTGCCGGACTGAATCAGGCGGTCGGCGAAGTCGTGCAGGGCCGCATATCCCGCTAGAACGCTGGCGACCCGGGTGCCGCCGTCGGCCACCAGAACGTCGCAGTCCACGTAGAGGGTCTGGCCCCGGAAGTGACGCAGGTCGACGGTCGCCCGGAACGCCCGGCCCAGCAGGCGCTGGATCTCGTGGCGGCGGCCGTTCTGGAGGTTGCGCTCGCGTGCCTGGCGGTCAGTCGTAGCCCGCGGCAGCATGGCGTACTCGGCGGTCAGCCAGCCCTCCTTCTTGCCGCGCATGTGGGGGGCGGGTTTGTCCTCCACACTGACGGTCGCCAGGATTTCGGTGCGGCCCAGCCGCAAGTGGGCGCTGCCGGGGGCGTGCGGGTTGACCCCACGACGAACGTCGAGGGGTCGGGCGGTCAGGACATCCCGGTCGGTTCTGGGGGGGAGGGTCACGTGGTCACCTGCTGCACCGTGACATTCTGCCCGCCCGTGAGGGTGGCGACCACGGGACGCGTGGCCTCCGGGTCACCCGTCACGAGATACGCGACCTCACCTTCCCCTTCCCCCTGCCGCAGCAGTCCAGCCGTCTCCAGCACGTTCTGCGTATGCCGGGCGACCGCCGAACCGCTGTCCACCAGGTTGAAGGTGTCCCCGAACTCGGCGTGAATGCTGCCCGCCAGAAAGGGATAGTGGGTGCAACCCAGCACGAGCTGATCCGCTCCAGCCTTCGACAGGGGTGTCAACACTTCCCGCAGCACGGCCCGCGCCTGTTCACTGCACGCCTGCCCCGCCTCCACCAGCGGCACGAGTTCCGCGCTCACGGCGGTGAGGACCTGGACCCCGGCGGGCTCGGCGAACTTGCGGATCACGTCCCTGAGCAGGGTGCCGCGCAGGGTGCCCGGCGTCGCCAACACACCCACCACGCCGGAACGGGTGGCGGCGACGGCAGGTTTGACGGCGGGCACCAGGCCAATCACGGGGAAGGCCGGGCCGTACCGCTCACGCAGGGGGTGCAGGCTGAAGGCCGAGGCCGTATTGCAGGCCACGACCACGCCCTTGGCGCCCCGCGCGTGCAGCGCCGCTACCGCCCGGCCGGTAAGGTCCCGAATCTCCTCGTCCGGCCGGGCCCCGATGGGCACATGCGCCGTGTCGGCGAGGTACAGAAAACGTTCGCGGGGCATAGCCCTGCGCAGCTCGGCCAGGACGCTCAGGCCGCCCACGCCGCTGTCGAATACGCCCAGGGGGGCCTCAGAAGTCATCGGGGAGGATGATAGAGCGCGGGGAGCTCCGGTGATCAAAAGGGCGGCCGCTCCTCCCACAGGGGACGGCGGTAGTGGAAGAAATGGCGCAGCCGGGCGACATCGGCGGGGGTCATCCCGGGGACGTGCCGCTCCAGCAGGTCATAGACCTCGTCCACCAGCCGCGACAGCTCGTTGGCGGCCTCCTTCGGCGGGAGTCGGTCCACCCACTTGAAGCGCTCGGCAAAATTCTTCGGCGCGATCAAAAGCCGTTCCAACACCACGTCCAGCCACTTGAAACTGAAGAAGTACACGCGGTTGACGGCCATCAGAACGTGCAAGAGTCGACGCTGCACCCAGCCGAAGTGCTGGTGCAGTCCCCACAGGTTCTCCCCACGTGCCAGGTACATCTCCCAGCGCCAGAAGTGGTCAATGGGGGCGTAGCGTCTCACCATAGCCCGGACGAGGTCATCCGGATACGCCACGGCTCGTGCCTGCCACCCCATGAGAAGGTCCTTCCCGTGGAGTGGCACCCCATCCAACAGAGCGGCGACGAGGTTGTGTTTGCCCTCGTCGGTGTCGAAGGTGAGGAGCACATCGTCCAGCGTCCGCTCGGCAGCACGTGCACGCATGTTCACCACCTCTGTCAGAACGCCACTCTTCTCTGCCTCCAATGCAGCGCGGCCCATGAAAAAGGTGTCTTCCCAGGTGTCTCCCTCATGGGGGTAGAGCTGATGCTGGTCGCCCCAGACGCCTTGAACAATGGCAGCCCGCTCGACCTCACTGGGCTCGGCCTCCCAGAAGACGCCGAGTTCAATGTCGGAGAAGCGGTCGGCGTGGCCCCGCGCCGAGCTCCCCCCGAGAATGACAGCGACGACGTTGGGATTGCGCGCATAGATCTGGGCCACGCCGACGGCAATATCCCGGCGCCACTCGCTCGCAGGATTCATAGGGAGCAGTGTGGCAGCTCCCCGGAAAACGAACATGGGTGAAATGACGGAGAAGGGGCGGCCAGAACCTCAGTCCCGCACGCCCCTCCTTCCCTCTGAACTCTCAGCCCAGCGCTTCCCGGATCGTCCCCGCCAGAGCCCGAATCCCCGTGTCGATCTGCTCCGGCGTGGCGCTCGAATAGCTCAGGCGCATGGTGTTCTCACCGCCGCCGAGCGCGAAGAAGGGGCTACCGGGCACGAAGGCCACCTTGCGCTCCACAGCCTTGGCGAGCAGGGGCGTGGTGTCGATTCCCTCCGGCAGCGTGACCCACAGGAACATGCCGCCCTCGGGGGTGGTAAAGCTCACGCCTTCGGGAAAGTACTCGCGCAGGCGGGCCACCATGTCCTGCGCCCGCTCGCCGTAGGCCCGCTTCACGACCTCGATCTGGCGCGGCAACACGTCGTGGACGAGTTCGGTAACGATCATCTGGTTCAGGGTCGGCGTGTGGAGGTCGGCGCCCTGCTTGGCCTGCACCAGCTTGCCGATGATGGGCCGGGCCGCCTGCACCCAGGCGTCGCGCAGGCCGGGCACGAGCGTCTTGGAAAAGGAGCTGGAGTAGATCACGTGGCTGCGCTCGGGGTCGCCGCCCACCATCTCCAGCGCGAGGTCGTACAGGCCGGGCAGCTCCTCGCCGCGGAAGCGTAGCTTGCCGTAGGGGTCGTCCTCGATCACCAGCACGCCGTACTGGGCCGTGAGTTCGAGCAGGCGGCGGCGGCGCACCAGGCTCAGGGTCCGCCCGGTGGGGTTCTGGAAGTTGGGGATGGCATACAGCAGCTTGGCGGGGTTCGCCCTCAGCACGTCCTCCAGCGCGTCCGTGTCAATGCCGTGGTCGTCGGTGGGAAGCTGCACGTAGCGCGGCCCGTAGGGCTGGAAAGACTGGAGGGCGCCCAGGTACGTGGGGCTCTCGACGAGCACCACGTCCCCCTCGTTGATGAGCACCTTGCCGAGGAGGTCGAGGCCCTGCTGGCTCCCGGTCACGATCTGGACGTTCGCGGGCGTGATCCCGGCGCGGGTGGCGATCCACTCGCGCAGGGGGGGGTGCCCCTCCGTCGTGGAGTACTGCAGGGCGGCGGGGCCGTACTTCGTCAGCACAGTGTCGGTCGCCCGGCGCACGTCCTCGATGGGGAAGAGTTCCGGGGCGGGGAGGCCACCCGCAAAGGAGATCACGTCAGGCTGCTGGGTGACCTTGAGGATTTCGCGGATGGCGCTCGCGTTCATGCGCCGCGCGCGGTCGGCAAGGCGCGCGCTGAGGTCCACCGGGGGCAGGGTGGGGGCGGGGGAAAGGGTCATGCCCCCATCCTACCGTTCCTGCCCGGCGCCCTCCCGCCGCGTCCGGGATAACCGACCCGGCCCGAAAGGGGGAAAGGCCGGGTAGAGTGGAGCCCGTCAAAGGAGGCTTCACCCATGCTCGTCACCGGTAACGACATCCTGGTTCCCGCCCGCGCGGGCAAGTACGCCGTCGGCTCGTTCAACACCAACAACATGGAGATGACCCAGGCGATCATCCACACCGCCGAGCGGCTGCGCTCGCCGGTCATGGTGCAGATGAGCGAGGGGGCGATCAAGTACGGCGGGCAGGACCTCGCGCACATCGTCATCGACCTTGCCGAGCGCGCCAGCGTGCCCGTCGCCCTGCACCTCGACCACGGTTCTTCCTACGAGAGCGTCCTGCGCGCGATCAAGATGGGCTTCACCTCGGTGATGATCGACGCCTCGCACCATCCCTTCGAGGAGAACGTCCACGAGACGCGCCGGGTGGTCGAGGCCGCCCACGCGATGGGCATCTCGGTCGAGTCTGAACTCGGGCGCCTGGGCGGCATCGAGGAACACATCGTCGTGGATGAGAAGGACGCCTTCCTGACCGACCCGGAGGAGGCGGTGCAGTTCGTCGAGCAGACGGGCACCGATTATCTCGCCAT contains:
- the rph gene encoding ribonuclease PH, which gives rise to MTLPPRTDRDVLTARPLDVRRGVNPHAPGSAHLRLGRTEILATVSVEDKPAPHMRGKKEGWLTAEYAMLPRATTDRQARERNLQNGRRHEIQRLLGRAFRATVDLRHFRGQTLYVDCDVLVADGGTRVASVLAGYAALHDFADRLIQSGKLSEWPLLHAVGAASVGLIGDEVRVDLDYAEDRVARADLNVVATDAGLLIEAQGGAEEGPISSTEYVRLLTVGVEAVGILLRELHRQL
- the fba gene encoding class II fructose-1,6-bisphosphate aldolase, with amino-acid sequence MLVTGNDILVPARAGKYAVGSFNTNNMEMTQAIIHTAERLRSPVMVQMSEGAIKYGGQDLAHIVIDLAERASVPVALHLDHGSSYESVLRAIKMGFTSVMIDASHHPFEENVHETRRVVEAAHAMGISVESELGRLGGIEEHIVVDEKDAFLTDPEEAVQFVEQTGTDYLAIAIGTSHGAYKGKGRPFIDQARIERISQLVSIPLVAHGSSGVPAEIVQRFRDAGGEIGDAAGIADEDLQQAAQHGIAKVNVDTDLRLALTVAVREVLQKTPKEFDPRKLFGPARDLMSQIIEHKMRVLGSVGQA
- a CDS encoding DoxX family protein; amino-acid sequence: MSVTGFIGRALLASIFIKNGLDHLQNPEPIVRAAKGAEIPAPELAVKVNSGVMVGAGTLLALGIAPGLSSTALAVSLIPTTVIGHPFWDRQGKERQHQQTHFMKNLALFGALLAVGSRKG
- a CDS encoding class I SAM-dependent methyltransferase codes for the protein MRVALMAAGEAAFTILDPDAGVGLYAGEHTPRGIHRPWQAWSDLADLLGAHLLTPERVGEGRVRVRLLAYAAMPAPDAAGYGSDGDWSRVNKLEDPVFLFTLVEGLRRVNPPSGGRMLVLGVNTGCELDALPLAFPNRTFDVVGIDLDETALAEAQARLPDATFRVLDVNTLPVPDLGRFDLVLALSLLQSPGVQQDALLRAVRREHLTPGGGLVLGFPNARYRDGFLSYGARMRNYARPDLSLLVADVAAARRGLQKHGFKVFVTGKYEVLVTAIPAVQPTPGGLEL
- the murI gene encoding glutamate racemase produces the protein MTSEAPLGVFDSGVGGLSVLAELRRAMPRERFLYLADTAHVPIGARPDEEIRDLTGRAVAALHARGAKGVVVACNTASAFSLHPLRERYGPAFPVIGLVPAVKPAVAATRSGVVGVLATPGTLRGTLLRDVIRKFAEPAGVQVLTAVSAELVPLVEAGQACSEQARAVLREVLTPLSKAGADQLVLGCTHYPFLAGSIHAEFGDTFNLVDSGSAVARHTQNVLETAGLLRQGEGEGEVAYLVTGDPEATRPVVATLTGGQNVTVQQVTT
- a CDS encoding nucleotidyltransferase domain-containing protein; this translates as MNPASEWRRDIAVGVAQIYARNPNVVAVILGGSSARGHADRFSDIELGVFWEAEPSEVERAAIVQGVWGDQHQLYPHEGDTWEDTFFMGRAALEAEKSGVLTEVVNMRARAAERTLDDVLLTFDTDEGKHNLVAALLDGVPLHGKDLLMGWQARAVAYPDDLVRAMVRRYAPIDHFWRWEMYLARGENLWGLHQHFGWVQRRLLHVLMAVNRVYFFSFKWLDVVLERLLIAPKNFAERFKWVDRLPPKEAANELSRLVDEVYDLLERHVPGMTPADVARLRHFFHYRRPLWEERPPF
- a CDS encoding PLP-dependent aminotransferase family protein codes for the protein MTLSPAPTLPPVDLSARLADRARRMNASAIREILKVTQQPDVISFAGGLPAPELFPIEDVRRATDTVLTKYGPAALQYSTTEGHPPLREWIATRAGITPANVQIVTGSQQGLDLLGKVLINEGDVVLVESPTYLGALQSFQPYGPRYVQLPTDDHGIDTDALEDVLRANPAKLLYAIPNFQNPTGRTLSLVRRRRLLELTAQYGVLVIEDDPYGKLRFRGEELPGLYDLALEMVGGDPERSHVIYSSSFSKTLVPGLRDAWVQAARPIIGKLVQAKQGADLHTPTLNQMIVTELVHDVLPRQIEVVKRAYGERAQDMVARLREYFPEGVSFTTPEGGMFLWVTLPEGIDTTPLLAKAVERKVAFVPGSPFFALGGGENTMRLSYSSATPEQIDTGIRALAGTIREALG